One Hyphomicrobiaceae bacterium genomic region harbors:
- a CDS encoding helix-turn-helix domain-containing protein: MSDPNTGLPPRYLRTAEAARFLSLSPRTLEKHRIYGTGPAYRKIGGRVVYAVADLSAWADLGTRTSTSDPGSGAVLPAKRHAPIPYAGKERR, translated from the coding sequence ATGTCGGATCCGAACACCGGATTGCCGCCCCGATACTTGCGGACTGCCGAAGCAGCGCGATTCCTCAGCCTTTCTCCCCGCACTCTGGAAAAGCACCGGATCTATGGCACCGGTCCCGCCTACCGGAAGATCGGCGGACGCGTCGTCTACGCGGTCGCCGATCTGAGCGCGTGGGCCGACCTCGGCACCAGAACGTCAACCAGCGATCCGGGCTCCGGCGCGGTTCTACCTGCGAAACGGCACGCTCCCATCCCGTATGCGGGCAAGGAGCGTCGCTGA